A DNA window from Camelina sativa cultivar DH55 chromosome 17, Cs, whole genome shotgun sequence contains the following coding sequences:
- the LOC104759655 gene encoding uncharacterized protein At2g29880-like: protein MGDSQKSKEKGPYSQWGPEETKVLVELLVDGVHRNWRDNSGNFSKLIVEQKILPVLNERLGCQKNHSQYLSRWKYLRGLYNNYLDLQRFSSGFGWDPEMKRFTAPDEVWEEYFKKHPRHKHLRYESNERFEDLQLIFGCGLATGGSAIGMGDTTDAPSFIGEIQRVTDSIIIDEDFEHSSQDPSASRECDLSPPFQGTNPKGRMXSCNVVHLLIGGSRINSLPHLANSKRDSHTHRPNGIVCRC, encoded by the exons ATGGGAGATTCCCAAAAGAGTAAGGAAAAGGGTCCATATAGTCAATGGGGACCAGAAGAGACAAAAGTGCTAGTAGAGCTACTTGTTGATGGAGTTCACCGAAACTGGCGTGATAACAGTGGTAACTTTAGCAAGCTAATTGTGGAGCAAAAAATTTTACCAGTTCTTAATGAAAGACTTGGATGCCAAAAAAATCACAGTCAGTACCTAAGTAGATGGAAATACTTGAGAGGCCTGTACAACAATTATTTAGACCTTCAACGTTTCAGTTCTGGATTTGGATGGGATCCTGAAATGAAAAGGTTCACCGCTCCGGATGAAGTGTGGGAAGAGTACTTCAAG aAACATCCTAGACATAAACATTTACGATATGAGTCAAATGAAAGATTTGAGGATCTTCAACTCATATTTGGATGTGGCTTAGCTACCGGTGGTTCCGCAATTGGAATGGGTGATACCACGGATGCTCCAAGCTTTATTGGGGAGATTCAAAGAGTGACTGATAGCATAATCATTGATGAGGATTTTGAACATTCATCTCAAGATCCATCAGCATCAAGAGAATGTGATCTGTCACCACCCTTTCAAGGCACAAATCCAAAAGGACGGATGANCAGTTGCAACGTCGTTCATCTTCTGATCGGTGGATCCAGGATCAATAGTCTCCCACACCTCGCTAACTCGAAGCGTGATTCTCATACGCATCGACCAAACGGTATAGTTTGTCGATGTTAA
- the LOC109129918 gene encoding uncharacterized protein LOC109129918, giving the protein MAAQQNPLPQGGNISVPLCTRFAPNAREVIEEFLLPTLSQTPPLRGTGLIEFGELGLFISGQRPWEPTAYPYFHVNHFWLFVRRWSYESSRDVGSFGKWKVAGKATGIHSQDGRFIIGYVQKFDLVKDGLRTGWYQHEYRRYSNATFEEVVISHLVYDSSKRDLAPDHIYHGGPDQNVVGLQPAAQNVNPKHPVMIPKME; this is encoded by the exons ATGGCTGCACAGCAAAATCCGTTACCGCAAGGAG GTAATATCTCTGTCCCTCTATGTACCCGATTCGCTCCTAATGCCAGAGAGGTAATTGAGGAGTTTTTGCTACCAACACTCTCGCAAACACCACCATTACGTGGTACGGGTTTAATAGAATTTGGTGAGTTAGGGCTGTTCATTTCGGGTCAGCGTCCATGGGAGCCAACTGCCTATCCATATTTCCATGTGAACCacttttggttgtttgttcgACGATGGTCGTACGAGTCTAGCAGAGATGTTGGTTCATTTGGGAAGTGGAAAGTTGCAGGAAAGGCGACAGGTATTCACAGTCAAGATGGTCGATTCATCATAGGCTATGTGCAGAAATTTGACTTGGTGAAAGACGGACTCAGAACTGGTTGGTATCAGCATGAATATAGACGTTACTCCAATGCCACTTTTGAAGAGGTGGTTATTAGTCATTTGGTATATGATTCCTCTAAACGTGACCTGGCGCCTGATCATATTTACCATGGAGGTCCTGATCAGAATGTTGTTGGTCTCCAACCTGCAGCTCAGAATGTTAATCCCAAGCATCCAGTGATGATCCCTAAGATGGAGTGA
- the LOC109125068 gene encoding putative nuclease HARBI1, whose protein sequence is MAKPGLTVPAKIRESTRYYPYFKDCIGAIDGTHIHAMVPTNDAPSYRNRKGYTSQNVLAACNFDLEFIYVLSGWEGTAHDSKVLSDVVTRSKSKLPVPEETSIGHEENSNEENGDTGTLQSQQKDYANNWRDTIAANMWAEATGTGSMP, encoded by the exons ATGGCCAAACCTGGACTCACGGTTCCTGCAAAAATAAGAGAAAGCACTCGCTATTATCCTTACTTCAAG GATTGCATTGGCGCTATCGACGGTACACACATTCATGCAATGGTGCCTACTAATGATGCACCAAGCTATCGAAATCGGAAAGGATATACATCACAAAATGTTCTTGCTGCTTGTAACTTTGATCTAGAATTCATATATGTCCTTAGTGGATGGGAAGGTACAGCTCACGATTCAAAAGTATTAAGTGATGTTGTAACGAGAAGTAAGAGCAAGCTACCTGTTCCCGAAG AAACCAGTATTGGTCACGAAGAAAACAGTAATGAGGAAAATGGAGATACGGGAACTCTCCAATCTCAGCAAAAAGATTATGCTAATAATTGGAGAGACACAATAGCTGCTAATATGTGGGCAGAGGCTACAGGAACAGGGAGCATGCCGTGA